Below is a window of Ruegeria sp. THAF33 DNA.
GCCTACGGGTTCTTTCATGCCATCGGCCCCGGCCACGGAAAGGTCCTGATCGGGGGTTACGGTTTGGGTCGTCGCGTCGCCTTCTGGCGGTTGTCGGCGATCAGTGTATTGTCCAGCCTGGGGCAGGCGGTGACGGCCGTCGTCTTGGTCTATGCCGGGGTGTTGGTGTTCCAGATGTCCCGTGAAAGCCTTGTTGGAACGACGGAACAGGTCATGGCTCCGATAAGCTACGGAGCGATCGCACTTATCGGTCTTTGGCTGGTGGTCCGGTCCTTGCGCAGTTTTGCAAAGAGACGGAATACCACGTCGCCCCATGAGCACCATCATCATGAAAACGATCACTCGCATCACCCTCACCACGATGGAGAAGTCTGTTCAGATTGCGGCCACCGCCATGGCCCGACTGCGCAAGAAGTTGCAAATGTGGGTTCACTGCGCGAGGCCCTGATCCTGATTGCGGGCATCGCGGCGCGACCGTGCACGGGGGCTTTGTTCGTGCTGATCCTGACGTGGCAGATGGGCATCGCGATGGTCGGTATCGCCGGGGCTTTTGCCATGGCATTGGGCACGGCGTTGGTGACGACATTGGTGGGATGGACGTCCTTTGGCCTTCGCGGAGGTCTGCTGGCCTCAGCCTCAGCCACTCGGTTCGCATCGGTGCTGGCCCCAACCATCGAACTGGTGGCCGGGCTGATCATTGCCGTGATCGCAAGTGGTTTGCTGCTGCGTGCGATTTAGGTCAGTCGAACACCGGTTCCGGATACCCGACCCGCGCCAGATACAGCCCCTGCGGCGGGCATACTGGCCCGCAGGCCGCACGGTCGGCAGCTTCCAGCGCCTCGCGCACCTCTTCCGGGGTCCACGCTCCGGCGCCCACGCGTTCCAGCGTTCCGACGAAACTGCGCACCTGATTGTGCAGAAATGACCGAGCCCTTACGTGGAAATGAACTTCGGGGCCGGAAAAGCCCTGAACCTGTTCAACCCGCAACTCATCCAGAGTTTTGACCGGGCTCGCCGCCTGGCAAATCGACGACCTGAAGGTCGTGAAATCATGGCGACCCAGCAGCATGTTCGCCCCTTCCTGCATGGCCTCGACATCCAGCGGATGGTTGATCTGCCAAACCTGCCCTTTGTCATGGGTTGCAGGCGCGCGTCGCATCAGGATGCGGAACAGGTATTGCCGTTCGACCGCCGAAAACCGCGCGTGCCAATCGTCGGTCACGCGCGCGGCGTCCACGATCGCCACCGGCTGCGGTTTGAGGTGATAGTTCAGCGCCTCGGACAGGCGGAACGGGTCCCAGTCCTTGGCCATGTCGCAATGGGCGACCTGACCCAACGCGTGAACGCCGGCGTCGGTGCGCCCTGCGGCCGCAATCGTATGCGCACCCGGCTGGATACGGGACAGGGCCTGTTCGATTGCGCCCTGCACGGACGGCTGATCCTTTTGCCGCTGCCATCCGGCAAACGGTTCCCCCTGGTATTCGACTTTCAACGCGTATCTGGGCATGTGCCGCTGGTACAGCGCGGCGCGGGAACGGGCAAGGGGGCGAAAGCGCTGGTATGTGCGGTACCCTCTACCTATCTTGGGTGAAACGATAATTGCGGGGCGACGGATTGGTCATCTCATCTCTGGCAGACAGTCTTGTGCGCGGCGTCGAAACCATCGGCGACAGCGTATCCGAGACGTTTTTTGAGCCTGTCATCCGCCTGGGTGTCACCGGGTTGGCGCGGTCGGGCAAGACGGTTTTCATCACCTCGCTGGTGGCGAACCTGCTGGATCGGGGGCGCATGACCGGGTTGGTTGCGCAGCAGGAAGGTCGGATCAATGCCGCCTATCTGCAACCGCAGCCGGATGACACCGTGCCCCGGTTCGATTATGAAACGCACCTGTCCGCCCTAACGGGTCCGACACCGCACTGGCCGGACAGCACGCGCGCGGTGTCAGAGCTGCGCCTGTCCTTCAAAGCCCGCCCAGCCGGCTTGCTTGCCGGCTTGCAGGGACCGCGCACCGTTCATCTGGACATCGTCGACTACCCCGGCGAATGGCTTCTGGATCTGGCCCTGCTGGACAAGTCTTATGCAGACTGGTCTCGGGAAACACTGGAACGTATCGAGGCCCGCTCGGAGGCGGTCGAGTATCTGGGGCAGGTCAATGCCGCAGACCCTTCCGGCGCGCATGACGAGCCGACCGCGCAGGCGCTGGCATCGTCGTTCACGACCTATCTCAATCAGGCGCGTGACGCGGGGTATTACGACTGTACCCCCGGGCGGTTCCTGCTGCCGGGGGACCTGGCCGGATCTCCGGTTCTGACCTTTGCGCCGTTGGTGGTGTCTGGCCCGTCGCGGCGCAGAACGCTTCAACGCGAGATGGAACGGCGATACGAGGCCTATAAAGCCCAGGTCGTGAAACCGTTTTTTCGCGATCATTTCTCGCGCATCGACCGGCAGGTGGTTCTGGTCGATGCGCTGGGCGCTATTCACAAAGGTCCTCAGGCGGTCGAGGATATGCGCCGCGCCATGGCTGATATCCTGTCGGCCTTTCGCCCCGGCCGAAACGCGTGGCTCAGCCAATTGCTGCTGGGCAAAAGGGTTGAACGCATCCTTTTTGCGGCGACAAAAGCGGACCACCTGCACCACATGCAGCACCCCCGCCTGACCGCGATTATCGAGGCGTTGACGCGTGAGGCGCGTGATCGGGCGAATTTCGCCGGAGCCCGGACCGAGGCCCTGTCTCTGGCTTCGCTGCGTGCCACGACCGAAGAACTGCGCCACCACGACGGGACAGACTTGCCATGCGTTCGGGGTACCCTGTTGGAGAGCGGCAAACAGGCCGCCTTCTACCCGGGAGAATTGCCCGAGGATCCAGCGCATCTGTTGGGTCCGGCCAGAAACGGGGCTGATGCGTGGTTGGGCGAAGATTACGGCTTCATGGCCTTTGCCCCGGCGAAGCTGTCGCTGAAACCCGGTGATGGCCCGCCGCATATCCGGCTGGACAGAGCGGCACAGTTCTTGATCGGAGATCGGTTGTGACGATAATTCTGCGCCGCGCGCGCTCGACGGATGCGGGCACCATCGGGTCGATCCTGCACGGTTTCGCCTTGGAAAACGACTGGATGCCTGAATTGCACAGCTGCGCCGAGACGATCGCTTTCTGTGGTCGAATGATTGATCTGGAATGGGTGACCGTGGCCGAAACTGAGGCCGGCGTTGTCGGTTTTTTGGCGCTCGACGGTCGTGAAATCCATTCGCTTTATCTGGATGCTTCGGTTCGGGGCCGCGGGATTGGTCGGCAATTGCTGGATCACGCCAAATCGGCCCGCTCGGAGCTGAGCTTGTACGCGTTTCAGAACAATGCCCGAGCCTGCCGGTTTTATGAACGTAACGGCTTTGCCGAGGTGGCTCGCAGCGATGGGGCGGACAACGACGAAAACCTGCCGGACATACGGTTTGTCTGGCGCAGCGAGGATGTGATCAATGGCTAAAGGCCCGGTTTTGATCGATCTTGAAACGGATGAGCCCCCTGCCGATGTCGCCAAGGCCCCGCCGGTGCCGGACATCGCGCAACCACAAGGGCAGGCGATGCAAAGCGCGGCGCGGCTGGCGGCGCGCAAACCATCGGCTCTGGCACGCTGGTTCTGGGGGCTTGCACTGGCAGTGATCGGGGCGGCCGTATCGGTGGCCGCGTGGGATTTTGCAACTTCGCTGGTGGCGCGAACACCTGTTTTGGGGTGGATCGTAACCGGGTTGATCGCCGCGCTGGTTCTTGTGGCGCTTATGATCGCAATCCGTGAACTGGCCGCATTGGGGCGATTGTCCCGTGTGGATGGCCTGCGCCGGGCCGCAGATACCGCGTTGGCAGAGGACGATCTGGCTCAGGCCCGCGCAGTCACCAATCGTATCATCGCATTCTACAAGGGCCGGGAAGACACGCGCTGGGGCCGCGAACGATTGGCCGAGCGGATGGCGGATCAGTTCGACGCGTCGGCTCTGCTGGAGCTTGCCGAAGTTGAGCTGTTGGCGCCTCTGGACGAAGCCGCCAGCCGCGAGGTCGAGGCCGCGGCCCGGCAAGTTGCAACCGTGACCGCATTGGTGCCATTGGCGCTTGCGGATGTGATAACCGCGCTGGCCGCGTCATTGCGGATGATCCGCCGGGTTGCCGAAATCTATGGCGGGCGCGCGGGTACGTTGGGCGGCTGGCGTCTGACCCGCAGTGTATTTGTGCATCTGGTGGCGACAGGGGCGGTTGCAGTCGGCGATGATCTGCTGGAGCCTGTCCTGGGCGGTTCCGTTCTGAGCAAACTGTCACGCCGGTTCGGCGAGGGTCTGGTCAACGGGGCCCTCAGCGCTCGTGTGGGTGTGGCCGCGATGGAGGTGTGCCGCCCGTTGCCCTTCTCGGACAGGCACAAACCTTCGACGCGGGGCATCATCAAGCGCGCCTTGCAGGGCCTGTTTTCCAAGGGTTGATCCAAAGCAAGGCGCCCCGGCCTGCGCTTCGGCACACTGAATGTGTCAAAGGAGCCAGCCATGACGGATCACGGTCACAGCCCGCAGGAAATCGCCGAACGGATCAACGCGCCGCCCGGACGCGGCGTATTGCGCGATGTCGTCTATGGCGGCATCGACGGGTCCGTCACCACATTTGCCATTGTGGCAGGCGTTGCAGGGGCAGGTCTTTCCCCTTTCGTTATCGTGGCGCTTGGCCTGGCGAATGTTCTGGCTGACGGGTTTTCGATGGCTGCGGGCAATTATTCGGGCACCAAGGCCGAACTGGACAACATTCGCCGCATCCGCGCGGTCGAGGAACGCCACATTGCGTTGTACCCGGATGGTGAGCGCGAAGAAGTGCGAGAGATCCTTGCGCAAAAAGGGCTGTCTGGCGACATTCTGATCGATGCCACGGCAGAGATCACCTCGAGTACCGAAAACTGGATCAACCTGATGATCGAAGGTGAATATGGTCTGGGCAGTGTCGACCCGCATCCAATGAAAGCGGCTGTGGCCACCTTCTTCGCGTTTCTGGTGGCGGGGATGATCCCATTGCTGCCGTTTCTGGCGTCCGTGCCGAACGCGTTCGCGATCTCGGCCTGGATGACCATGGCTGTCTTTTTTGCGATTGGCGCGCTCAAAAGCCGGTGGTCACTGGCTCCCTGGTGGCGGTCGGGGATCGAGACGTTTTTGATCGGCGGGCTGGCCGCGCTGATCGCGTATCTCGTCGGGTCCCTGTTCCACCCATGAAATTTGCGGCGCTGGGATGACGGTTGTTGCAGTGGGCCTTACCGCAGACCCCGGACCTTTTCAGGCCGACGATCGCGCGCCCGGCGATTTCGGTGCTTTAGATCGGATCACAGCTTTCCTGACTGTCACTTTCGGACGGCTCAAGATAGCCTGACCTCCAAAAGGATCGGAGACTCGGTTGGAATCGCTGCTTGTTCTTGTTGGCCTGATAGTTCTGGCCATCCCTGTGACATTGATCGCTCTTTTGGTCGGGCATTCCCGATTGCGTCGCCGGGTAGAGCAGCTGGAAGCGCAAATCGACGCATTGGCCTCAGGCGATGCGACCGTCCTGCCGCAACCGGAACAGGAAACGCCTGCAACGCAACCTGCTGCCGAAGAGAAGCCGCGCAGGCCGGCACCCTGGTCGGCTCCAAAACGGCAGGAAGACAACAGTGCCGACGCTCAGGATGCAGAGATTTCTTCTCCGGCTGTCGTGTTTCGCCATGACAGGTTTGCGGCTTTGGGCGCGTGGCTGCGCGAGAACTGGTTTTATGTGGTTTCGGCCCTGTCTCTGGCATTGGCCGGTATTTTCCTTGTGCAATACGGCGTCGAAAACGGTTTGCTGCCGCCGGCGGCCCGTGTCGTCGCTGCCCTGGGTTTCGGCACGGTTCTGATCCTCGGAGGAGAAGTCCTGCGCCGCAAGTTCGGTGATGACGAAGCGGTGGCAACCGCCTATCTGCCCTCGGTCTTTTCCGGTGCCGGGCTTGTCACTTTGTTCGGGGCGATCCTGTCCGCGCGCCAGCTGTACAACCTGATCGGTGCCGAAACGGCACTGGCAGGGATGGTCGTTGTCGCGCTGGTGGGCCTCGTTCTGGGGTGGTTCCACGGTCCGCTGCTGGCTGCGGTCGGTTTGATCGGTGCCTTCGCGGCGCCTTTCCTGGTCGGGGGCACGTCCGATGATCCGTCGTGGCTTTACGCGTATTTCCTTCTGGTCGCCGTCTTGGGGCTGGGTATCGACACGGTACGGCGCTGGGCATGGATCTCGGTCCTGACACTGTTCGGGTCCTATGCGGCGAACCTGCTTCTGGTGATGGGCGCGCCGAGTACGGAATCGGGATACCTGATCGCGGCAACGGTGCTGGCGCTTTTGGCAACCGCCATTCCGGTGCGGCGCATTTGGCCAAATCACGCGGGCCCCATGCTGACTGAGATGATCCGCCGCCCAAAGGCCCGCCCCTGGCCAGAATTCCCAACTCGACTGGCCGCCGGGGCCATCGCGGCAAGTACAGTGATCCTGTCCTGGCATTGGGCGGACACGGAACCCGAATTCTGGTTGGGCGTTAGCCTGTTGTCTGCCCTTGTTCTGGCGCTGCTTCTATGGGCCAAGGATGCACCGGCCCTCCGGGACCTGACCGTCCTGCCTGCGGCTGGTTTGGTGGTCTTTGTCGCCTCTCATGGGCTTGAGAATGGCGCGGTTCTGGACAGGTTTGCGGGCACTTACGCGGAAACGCCCGAGGCCGACTATCCGATGGTGGTCACTGTGCTGGTCGCTTTGGGAGGTTTGATGTCGGCCCTGATGGCGTGGCGGTCATTCAAGGCAAGCCAGTATCGCGCCGTCTGGGCCGGAGGAGCCGCGCTTTTTGCACCGGTGCTGGCCATCGCGCTGGAAATAGGCTGGCATCCGGCTTTGGTGATCGGGGCTTATCCTTGGGCGCTCCACGCGATTGCGCTGGCTGTGTTGATGGTGGTTCTGGCTGAACGCTTTGCCCGCGTCGACGGCGATGACCGGATGCGGGCGGCACTGGCCACCCTGTCCATGCTGTCGTGTCTGGTCTTTGCCTGCGTCATCGTGCTCAGCTCGGCGGCGCTTACGGTTGCTTTGGTCGCCAGCGTTGTTGTTGCGGCCGCGTTGGACCGCAGGTTCATCCTGCCGCCGATGAGCTGGTTCATCTGGGCCGGTGTCTTTACCGTCACGGTGCGTTTGGTGCTTGATCCCGGGCTGGACTGGGCCAATTCCGCTCCGGTGTCCGAGATGGCGATGGTCTATGGCGTGGCCACATTGGGATTTGTCGGGGGCTGGTGGCTTTTGCGTCCGTTGAAGCGCCCACTGGCGGCGCTGCTGCTGGAAAGTGCGGCCTGGGCGACATCGGGTATCCTGCTTTCCTTGCTGCTTCTGCGTTGGCTTGAAGGCTTCGGCGAGGGCGGCGCTGACAACAGCCATTGGGGCCTGGGTCTGTTGGCCGTCATCTGGCTTTTGCTTGCGTTCGCGCAGGTGCAGAGGTTCGGGCTGGGTGGC
It encodes the following:
- a CDS encoding nickel/cobalt transporter, giving the protein MSRYLILPVGLAIVLLLWFWGSGGFDSLAAWAAGEQREFQNQIARSLRAARAEQPEAVATLLTVCFAYGFFHAIGPGHGKVLIGGYGLGRRVAFWRLSAISVLSSLGQAVTAVVLVYAGVLVFQMSRESLVGTTEQVMAPISYGAIALIGLWLVVRSLRSFAKRRNTTSPHEHHHHENDHSHHPHHDGEVCSDCGHRHGPTAQEVANVGSLREALILIAGIAARPCTGALFVLILTWQMGIAMVGIAGAFAMALGTALVTTLVGWTSFGLRGGLLASASATRFASVLAPTIELVAGLIIAVIASGLLLRAI
- the truA gene encoding tRNA pseudouridine(38-40) synthase TruA, producing the protein MPRYALKVEYQGEPFAGWQRQKDQPSVQGAIEQALSRIQPGAHTIAAAGRTDAGVHALGQVAHCDMAKDWDPFRLSEALNYHLKPQPVAIVDAARVTDDWHARFSAVERQYLFRILMRRAPATHDKGQVWQINHPLDVEAMQEGANMLLGRHDFTTFRSSICQAASPVKTLDELRVEQVQGFSGPEVHFHVRARSFLHNQVRSFVGTLERVGAGAWTPEEVREALEAADRAACGPVCPPQGLYLARVGYPEPVFD
- a CDS encoding YcjX family protein, yielding MVISSLADSLVRGVETIGDSVSETFFEPVIRLGVTGLARSGKTVFITSLVANLLDRGRMTGLVAQQEGRINAAYLQPQPDDTVPRFDYETHLSALTGPTPHWPDSTRAVSELRLSFKARPAGLLAGLQGPRTVHLDIVDYPGEWLLDLALLDKSYADWSRETLERIEARSEAVEYLGQVNAADPSGAHDEPTAQALASSFTTYLNQARDAGYYDCTPGRFLLPGDLAGSPVLTFAPLVVSGPSRRRTLQREMERRYEAYKAQVVKPFFRDHFSRIDRQVVLVDALGAIHKGPQAVEDMRRAMADILSAFRPGRNAWLSQLLLGKRVERILFAATKADHLHHMQHPRLTAIIEALTREARDRANFAGARTEALSLASLRATTEELRHHDGTDLPCVRGTLLESGKQAAFYPGELPEDPAHLLGPARNGADAWLGEDYGFMAFAPAKLSLKPGDGPPHIRLDRAAQFLIGDRL
- a CDS encoding GNAT family N-acetyltransferase, encoding MTIILRRARSTDAGTIGSILHGFALENDWMPELHSCAETIAFCGRMIDLEWVTVAETEAGVVGFLALDGREIHSLYLDASVRGRGIGRQLLDHAKSARSELSLYAFQNNARACRFYERNGFAEVARSDGADNDENLPDIRFVWRSEDVING
- a CDS encoding YcjF family protein, with the protein product MAKGPVLIDLETDEPPADVAKAPPVPDIAQPQGQAMQSAARLAARKPSALARWFWGLALAVIGAAVSVAAWDFATSLVARTPVLGWIVTGLIAALVLVALMIAIRELAALGRLSRVDGLRRAADTALAEDDLAQARAVTNRIIAFYKGREDTRWGRERLAERMADQFDASALLELAEVELLAPLDEAASREVEAAARQVATVTALVPLALADVITALAASLRMIRRVAEIYGGRAGTLGGWRLTRSVFVHLVATGAVAVGDDLLEPVLGGSVLSKLSRRFGEGLVNGALSARVGVAAMEVCRPLPFSDRHKPSTRGIIKRALQGLFSKG
- a CDS encoding VIT1/CCC1 transporter family protein — encoded protein: MTDHGHSPQEIAERINAPPGRGVLRDVVYGGIDGSVTTFAIVAGVAGAGLSPFVIVALGLANVLADGFSMAAGNYSGTKAELDNIRRIRAVEERHIALYPDGEREEVREILAQKGLSGDILIDATAEITSSTENWINLMIEGEYGLGSVDPHPMKAAVATFFAFLVAGMIPLLPFLASVPNAFAISAWMTMAVFFAIGALKSRWSLAPWWRSGIETFLIGGLAALIAYLVGSLFHP
- a CDS encoding DUF2339 domain-containing protein, coding for MESLLVLVGLIVLAIPVTLIALLVGHSRLRRRVEQLEAQIDALASGDATVLPQPEQETPATQPAAEEKPRRPAPWSAPKRQEDNSADAQDAEISSPAVVFRHDRFAALGAWLRENWFYVVSALSLALAGIFLVQYGVENGLLPPAARVVAALGFGTVLILGGEVLRRKFGDDEAVATAYLPSVFSGAGLVTLFGAILSARQLYNLIGAETALAGMVVVALVGLVLGWFHGPLLAAVGLIGAFAAPFLVGGTSDDPSWLYAYFLLVAVLGLGIDTVRRWAWISVLTLFGSYAANLLLVMGAPSTESGYLIAATVLALLATAIPVRRIWPNHAGPMLTEMIRRPKARPWPEFPTRLAAGAIAASTVILSWHWADTEPEFWLGVSLLSALVLALLLWAKDAPALRDLTVLPAAGLVVFVASHGLENGAVLDRFAGTYAETPEADYPMVVTVLVALGGLMSALMAWRSFKASQYRAVWAGGAALFAPVLAIALEIGWHPALVIGAYPWALHAIALAVLMVVLAERFARVDGDDRMRAALATLSMLSCLVFACVIVLSSAALTVALVASVVVAAALDRRFILPPMSWFIWAGVFTVTVRLVLDPGLDWANSAPVSEMAMVYGVATLGFVGGWWLLRPLKRPLAALLLESAAWATSGILLSLLLLRWLEGFGEGGADNSHWGLGLLAVIWLLLAFAQVQRFGLGGKLNYLRYLLAMFFAGHGLFYLLLALADQNPLFDPNADPVLGPPVLNTLAVAYLLPALAIGGSAWRIREMPKPIMQASFAVAGTLAAVWLGLTIRHVWQGAAGMYEGNGVTQPELYTYTLVLLLIGAALFYQSLARRSDLMRKAGLAVIGLAVVKVFLIDIAGLGGLIRVFSLLALGLALAGLAWLNRWAKLRHSPQRAEPLDH